The proteins below come from a single Carassius carassius chromosome 11, fCarCar2.1, whole genome shotgun sequence genomic window:
- the LOC132152914 gene encoding integrator complex subunit 6-like isoform X2, which produces MPVLLFLIDTSASMNQRSHLGTSYLDIAKGAVETFLKLRSRDPASRGDRYMLVSFEEAPAGIKAGWKDSHATFMTELRNLQAVGLTSIGQSLRTAFDLLNLNRLVSGIDNYGQGRNPFFLEPAIIVAITDGSKLTSSCGVQDELHLPLTTPLPGSELTKEPFRWDQRLFSLILRIPGHTPPGPEPMGGVPLDPSPITPMCEVTGGRSYSVFSQRMLNQCLESLVQKIQSGVVINFEKTGPDPPPTEDGPIEMKYGPQSWHSCHKMIFVRPNPKTGVPVGHWPIPESFWPDQNSPTLPPRAAHPQVKISCVDSEPMVVDKVPFDKYELEPSPLTQYILERKSPHTCWQVFVCNSAKYGELGQPFGYLKASTALNCVNLFVMPYNYPVVLPLLDDLITVHKFKPPAKWRQSFENYLKTVPPYYITALRKALRMMGAPNLLADNMEYGLSYSVVSHLKKLSQQAKIEADRVCALVGKKAALEGGIKLSCRSSALSLAHRKDFTQLLQCIMGDGPALPMETNTKEFAGFQLAALNKALKPQGLRNPYDIPRSHLLDQLSRMRRNLLHASICILKGQDQDQMHSVPIAQMGNYQDYLKHCPSPLREADPDQPKRLHTFGNPFKLDKKAMMVDEADEFVTGTQSKGKRPGESSSPAGVGAPKRRRCMSPLLRLGRAYMPPKTPPRYSDHTESADHIANHVEANCNSDMEPSPVPESEPIQQRNHLQLDEDEDQQDRVQENGQSSDSELSLGSEGEEEAPHRYPSPCQLKKILNQESQELNSELRALITKEIRKPGRRYEKIFYLLKQIQGSLETRLIFLQSIIKEAARFKKRVLIEQLENFLEEIHLRANSMNHLDGF; this is translated from the exons ATGCCTGTGTTACTTTTCCTGATAGACACGTCCGCCTCCATGAACCAGCGCTCCCATCTAGGCACTAGCTATCTGGACATAGCGAAGGGCGCAGTTGAGACTTTCCTGAAG CTAAGGAGCAGAGATCCGGCCAGCAGGGGAGACAGATATATGTTAGTGAGTTTCGAGGAAGCACCGGCTGGAATCAAG GCTGGATGGAAGGACAGTCATGCCACTTTTATGACTGAGCTGAGGAACCTGCAAGCAGTTGGACTGACATCGATCGGCCAGTCTTTAAGGACCGCTTTTGATTTGCTCAATCTCAATAGATTAGTTTCGGGGATAGACAACTATGGACAG GGTAGGAACCCTTTTTTCTTGGAGCCTGCTATCATTGTGGCCATAACGGATGGCAGCAAGCTGACCAGCAGTTGTGGTGTACAAGACGAG TTACATTTGCCCCTGACAACACCGTTACCTGGCAGTGAGCTGACCAAAGAGCCCTTCCGATGGGACCAGCGACTCTTCTCTTTAATACTCCGCATTCCAGGCCACACCCCTCCTGGCCCTGAACCAATGGGTGGAGTTCCACTTGACCCGTCCCCTATTACACCCATGTGCGAGGTCACTGGGG GCCGATCATACAGCGTATTTTCCCAGAGAATGCTAAACCAGTGTCTGGAGTCTCTGGTGCAGAAAATCCAGAGTGGTGTGGTCATAAATTTTGAGAAGACTGGACCTGATCCTCCACCTACTGAAG ATGGCCCAATAGAAATGAAGTATGGACCTCAATCATGGCACAGCTGTCATAAGATGATCTTTGTCCGACCCAACCCTAAAACTGGTGTTCCTGTTGGTCACTGGCCTATCCCAGAGTCCTTTTGGCCTGACCAGAACTCTCCTACTTTG CCTCCACGTGCAGCTCACCCGCAGGTGAAGATTTCATGTGTTGATTCAGAGCCCATGGTGGTGGATAAAGTGCCCTTTGACAAGTACGAGCTAGAGCCTTCTCCGCTCACTCAGTACATACTGGAGAGGAAATCACCGCACACCTGCTGGCAG GTTTTTGTGTGTAACAGTGCTAAATATGGAGAACTCGGGCAGCCGTTTGGTTATCTGAAGGCCAGCACAGCTCTTAACTGTGTCAACCTGTTTGTCATGCCCTATAACTACCCTGTGGTGCTGCCTTTGCTTG ATGACTTGATTACTGTGCATAAGTTCAAGCCTCCAGCAAAGTGGCGACAATCTTTTGAAAACTATCTTAAAACAGTCCCTCCCTACTATATCACT GCCCTGCGGAAAGCACTAAGAATGATGGGAGCTCCAAACCTGTTGGCTGACAACATGGAGTATGGACTTAGCTATAGTGTTGTGTCTCATCTCAAAAAGCTCAGTCAGCAG GCAAAGATAGAGGCAGACAGAGTTTGTGCATTAGTAGGAAAAAAGGCGGCACTAGAAGGCGGGATTAAACTTAGCTGCAGAAGCTCCGCCCTCTCTCTGGCACACAGGAAAGATTTTACGCAGCTACTGCAATGTATCATGGGAGATGGACCAGCTCTGCCAATGGAGACAAACACCAAGGAGTTTGCTGGCTTTCAACTAGCTGCTCTGAATAAA GCATTAAAACCACAAGGACTGCGGAACCCTTATGATATCCCCAGATCTCATCTGCTGGACCAGCTGAGCCGCATGAGGCGGAACCTTCTGCACGCCAGCATCTGCATTCTGAAAGGACAAGATCAAG aTCAGATGCATAGTGTTCCTATAGCTCAGATGGGCAACTATCAGGACTACTTGAAGCATTGCCCATCCCCTTTAAGAGAAGCGGATCCCGATCAGCCTAAACGTTTGCACACCTTTGGTAACCCCTTCAAATTGGACAAGAAG GCGATGATGGTAGATGAGGCAGATGAATTTGTTACTGGCACTCAAAGCAAAGGCAAACGTCCTGGAGAATCCAGTAGTCCTGCTGGAGTAGGGGCCCCTAAACGCAGGCGCTGTATGTCTCCGCTGCTTCGGCTAGGACGGGCATACATGCCTCCTAAAACACCACCCAGAT ATAGTGATCACACAGAATCGGCTGATCACATCGCCAACCATGTCGAGGCAAACTGCAACTCAGACATGGAGCCGAGTCCTGTGCCTGAGTCTGAACCGATCCAGCAGAGGAACCACCTTCAGCTGGATGAGGATGAGGACCAGCAGGACAGAGTGCAGGAGAACGGCCAGTCCAGCGATAGTGAGTTGTCTCTGGGCAGCGAGGGTGAAGAGGAGGCTCCACACCGCTACCCTTCCCCCTGCCAGCTGAAGAAGATCCTAAACCAAGAGAGCCAGGAACTGAACTCTGAACTCCGAGCGCTCATCACCAAGGAGATCAGGAAGCCTGGCAGAC
- the LOC132152914 gene encoding integrator complex subunit 6-like isoform X4: MGGVPLDPSPITPMCEVTGGRSYSVFSQRMLNQCLESLVQKIQSGVVINFEKTGPDPPPTEDGPIEMKYGPQSWHSCHKMIFVRPNPKTGVPVGHWPIPESFWPDQNSPTLPPRAAHPQVKISCVDSEPMVVDKVPFDKYELEPSPLTQYILERKSPHTCWQVFVCNSAKYGELGQPFGYLKASTALNCVNLFVMPYNYPVVLPLLDDLITVHKFKPPAKWRQSFENYLKTVPPYYITALRKALRMMGAPNLLADNMEYGLSYSVVSHLKKLSQQAKIEADRVCALVGKKAALEGGIKLSCRSSALSLAHRKDFTQLLQCIMGDGPALPMETNTKEFAGFQLAALNKALKPQGLRNPYDIPRSHLLDQLSRMRRNLLHASICILKGQDQDQMHSVPIAQMGNYQDYLKHCPSPLREADPDQPKRLHTFGNPFKLDKKAMMVDEADEFVTGTQSKGKRPGESSSPAGVGAPKRRRCMSPLLRLGRAYMPPKTPPRSQDSDHTESADHIANHVEANCNSDMEPSPVPESEPIQQRNHLQLDEDEDQQDRVQENGQSSDSELSLGSEGEEEAPHRYPSPCQLKKILNQESQELNSELRALITKEIRKPGRRYEKIFYLLKQIQGSLETRLIFLQSIIKEAARFKKRVLIEQLENFLEEIHLRANSMNHLDGF, from the exons ATGGGTGGAGTTCCACTTGACCCGTCCCCTATTACACCCATGTGCGAGGTCACTGGGG GCCGATCATACAGCGTATTTTCCCAGAGAATGCTAAACCAGTGTCTGGAGTCTCTGGTGCAGAAAATCCAGAGTGGTGTGGTCATAAATTTTGAGAAGACTGGACCTGATCCTCCACCTACTGAAG ATGGCCCAATAGAAATGAAGTATGGACCTCAATCATGGCACAGCTGTCATAAGATGATCTTTGTCCGACCCAACCCTAAAACTGGTGTTCCTGTTGGTCACTGGCCTATCCCAGAGTCCTTTTGGCCTGACCAGAACTCTCCTACTTTG CCTCCACGTGCAGCTCACCCGCAGGTGAAGATTTCATGTGTTGATTCAGAGCCCATGGTGGTGGATAAAGTGCCCTTTGACAAGTACGAGCTAGAGCCTTCTCCGCTCACTCAGTACATACTGGAGAGGAAATCACCGCACACCTGCTGGCAG GTTTTTGTGTGTAACAGTGCTAAATATGGAGAACTCGGGCAGCCGTTTGGTTATCTGAAGGCCAGCACAGCTCTTAACTGTGTCAACCTGTTTGTCATGCCCTATAACTACCCTGTGGTGCTGCCTTTGCTTG ATGACTTGATTACTGTGCATAAGTTCAAGCCTCCAGCAAAGTGGCGACAATCTTTTGAAAACTATCTTAAAACAGTCCCTCCCTACTATATCACT GCCCTGCGGAAAGCACTAAGAATGATGGGAGCTCCAAACCTGTTGGCTGACAACATGGAGTATGGACTTAGCTATAGTGTTGTGTCTCATCTCAAAAAGCTCAGTCAGCAG GCAAAGATAGAGGCAGACAGAGTTTGTGCATTAGTAGGAAAAAAGGCGGCACTAGAAGGCGGGATTAAACTTAGCTGCAGAAGCTCCGCCCTCTCTCTGGCACACAGGAAAGATTTTACGCAGCTACTGCAATGTATCATGGGAGATGGACCAGCTCTGCCAATGGAGACAAACACCAAGGAGTTTGCTGGCTTTCAACTAGCTGCTCTGAATAAA GCATTAAAACCACAAGGACTGCGGAACCCTTATGATATCCCCAGATCTCATCTGCTGGACCAGCTGAGCCGCATGAGGCGGAACCTTCTGCACGCCAGCATCTGCATTCTGAAAGGACAAGATCAAG aTCAGATGCATAGTGTTCCTATAGCTCAGATGGGCAACTATCAGGACTACTTGAAGCATTGCCCATCCCCTTTAAGAGAAGCGGATCCCGATCAGCCTAAACGTTTGCACACCTTTGGTAACCCCTTCAAATTGGACAAGAAG GCGATGATGGTAGATGAGGCAGATGAATTTGTTACTGGCACTCAAAGCAAAGGCAAACGTCCTGGAGAATCCAGTAGTCCTGCTGGAGTAGGGGCCCCTAAACGCAGGCGCTGTATGTCTCCGCTGCTTCGGCTAGGACGGGCATACATGCCTCCTAAAACACCACCCAGAT CTCAAGATAGTGATCACACAGAATCGGCTGATCACATCGCCAACCATGTCGAGGCAAACTGCAACTCAGACATGGAGCCGAGTCCTGTGCCTGAGTCTGAACCGATCCAGCAGAGGAACCACCTTCAGCTGGATGAGGATGAGGACCAGCAGGACAGAGTGCAGGAGAACGGCCAGTCCAGCGATAGTGAGTTGTCTCTGGGCAGCGAGGGTGAAGAGGAGGCTCCACACCGCTACCCTTCCCCCTGCCAGCTGAAGAAGATCCTAAACCAAGAGAGCCAGGAACTGAACTCTGAACTCCGAGCGCTCATCACCAAGGAGATCAGGAAGCCTGGCAGAC
- the LOC132152914 gene encoding integrator complex subunit 6-like isoform X3, whose product MDRWISQVKSSHCNRNPHDQEFFRNFGRNPFFLEPAIIVAITDGSKLTSSCGVQDELHLPLTTPLPGSELTKEPFRWDQRLFSLILRIPGHTPPGPEPMGGVPLDPSPITPMCEVTGGRSYSVFSQRMLNQCLESLVQKIQSGVVINFEKTGPDPPPTEDGPIEMKYGPQSWHSCHKMIFVRPNPKTGVPVGHWPIPESFWPDQNSPTLPPRAAHPQVKISCVDSEPMVVDKVPFDKYELEPSPLTQYILERKSPHTCWQVFVCNSAKYGELGQPFGYLKASTALNCVNLFVMPYNYPVVLPLLDDLITVHKFKPPAKWRQSFENYLKTVPPYYITALRKALRMMGAPNLLADNMEYGLSYSVVSHLKKLSQQAKIEADRVCALVGKKAALEGGIKLSCRSSALSLAHRKDFTQLLQCIMGDGPALPMETNTKEFAGFQLAALNKALKPQGLRNPYDIPRSHLLDQLSRMRRNLLHASICILKGQDQDQMHSVPIAQMGNYQDYLKHCPSPLREADPDQPKRLHTFGNPFKLDKKAMMVDEADEFVTGTQSKGKRPGESSSPAGVGAPKRRRCMSPLLRLGRAYMPPKTPPRSQDSDHTESADHIANHVEANCNSDMEPSPVPESEPIQQRNHLQLDEDEDQQDRVQENGQSSDSELSLGSEGEEEAPHRYPSPCQLKKILNQESQELNSELRALITKEIRKPGRRYEKIFYLLKQIQGSLETRLIFLQSIIKEAARFKKRVLIEQLENFLEEIHLRANSMNHLDGF is encoded by the exons ATGGACAG GTGGATTTCGCAGGTGAAATCCAGTCATTGCAATAGGAATCCACATGATCAGGAATTTTTCAGAAATTTT GGTAGGAACCCTTTTTTCTTGGAGCCTGCTATCATTGTGGCCATAACGGATGGCAGCAAGCTGACCAGCAGTTGTGGTGTACAAGACGAG TTACATTTGCCCCTGACAACACCGTTACCTGGCAGTGAGCTGACCAAAGAGCCCTTCCGATGGGACCAGCGACTCTTCTCTTTAATACTCCGCATTCCAGGCCACACCCCTCCTGGCCCTGAACCAATGGGTGGAGTTCCACTTGACCCGTCCCCTATTACACCCATGTGCGAGGTCACTGGGG GCCGATCATACAGCGTATTTTCCCAGAGAATGCTAAACCAGTGTCTGGAGTCTCTGGTGCAGAAAATCCAGAGTGGTGTGGTCATAAATTTTGAGAAGACTGGACCTGATCCTCCACCTACTGAAG ATGGCCCAATAGAAATGAAGTATGGACCTCAATCATGGCACAGCTGTCATAAGATGATCTTTGTCCGACCCAACCCTAAAACTGGTGTTCCTGTTGGTCACTGGCCTATCCCAGAGTCCTTTTGGCCTGACCAGAACTCTCCTACTTTG CCTCCACGTGCAGCTCACCCGCAGGTGAAGATTTCATGTGTTGATTCAGAGCCCATGGTGGTGGATAAAGTGCCCTTTGACAAGTACGAGCTAGAGCCTTCTCCGCTCACTCAGTACATACTGGAGAGGAAATCACCGCACACCTGCTGGCAG GTTTTTGTGTGTAACAGTGCTAAATATGGAGAACTCGGGCAGCCGTTTGGTTATCTGAAGGCCAGCACAGCTCTTAACTGTGTCAACCTGTTTGTCATGCCCTATAACTACCCTGTGGTGCTGCCTTTGCTTG ATGACTTGATTACTGTGCATAAGTTCAAGCCTCCAGCAAAGTGGCGACAATCTTTTGAAAACTATCTTAAAACAGTCCCTCCCTACTATATCACT GCCCTGCGGAAAGCACTAAGAATGATGGGAGCTCCAAACCTGTTGGCTGACAACATGGAGTATGGACTTAGCTATAGTGTTGTGTCTCATCTCAAAAAGCTCAGTCAGCAG GCAAAGATAGAGGCAGACAGAGTTTGTGCATTAGTAGGAAAAAAGGCGGCACTAGAAGGCGGGATTAAACTTAGCTGCAGAAGCTCCGCCCTCTCTCTGGCACACAGGAAAGATTTTACGCAGCTACTGCAATGTATCATGGGAGATGGACCAGCTCTGCCAATGGAGACAAACACCAAGGAGTTTGCTGGCTTTCAACTAGCTGCTCTGAATAAA GCATTAAAACCACAAGGACTGCGGAACCCTTATGATATCCCCAGATCTCATCTGCTGGACCAGCTGAGCCGCATGAGGCGGAACCTTCTGCACGCCAGCATCTGCATTCTGAAAGGACAAGATCAAG aTCAGATGCATAGTGTTCCTATAGCTCAGATGGGCAACTATCAGGACTACTTGAAGCATTGCCCATCCCCTTTAAGAGAAGCGGATCCCGATCAGCCTAAACGTTTGCACACCTTTGGTAACCCCTTCAAATTGGACAAGAAG GCGATGATGGTAGATGAGGCAGATGAATTTGTTACTGGCACTCAAAGCAAAGGCAAACGTCCTGGAGAATCCAGTAGTCCTGCTGGAGTAGGGGCCCCTAAACGCAGGCGCTGTATGTCTCCGCTGCTTCGGCTAGGACGGGCATACATGCCTCCTAAAACACCACCCAGAT CTCAAGATAGTGATCACACAGAATCGGCTGATCACATCGCCAACCATGTCGAGGCAAACTGCAACTCAGACATGGAGCCGAGTCCTGTGCCTGAGTCTGAACCGATCCAGCAGAGGAACCACCTTCAGCTGGATGAGGATGAGGACCAGCAGGACAGAGTGCAGGAGAACGGCCAGTCCAGCGATAGTGAGTTGTCTCTGGGCAGCGAGGGTGAAGAGGAGGCTCCACACCGCTACCCTTCCCCCTGCCAGCTGAAGAAGATCCTAAACCAAGAGAGCCAGGAACTGAACTCTGAACTCCGAGCGCTCATCACCAAGGAGATCAGGAAGCCTGGCAGAC
- the LOC132152914 gene encoding integrator complex subunit 6-like isoform X1: protein MPVLLFLIDTSASMNQRSHLGTSYLDIAKGAVETFLKLRSRDPASRGDRYMLVSFEEAPAGIKAGWKDSHATFMTELRNLQAVGLTSIGQSLRTAFDLLNLNRLVSGIDNYGQGRNPFFLEPAIIVAITDGSKLTSSCGVQDELHLPLTTPLPGSELTKEPFRWDQRLFSLILRIPGHTPPGPEPMGGVPLDPSPITPMCEVTGGRSYSVFSQRMLNQCLESLVQKIQSGVVINFEKTGPDPPPTEDGPIEMKYGPQSWHSCHKMIFVRPNPKTGVPVGHWPIPESFWPDQNSPTLPPRAAHPQVKISCVDSEPMVVDKVPFDKYELEPSPLTQYILERKSPHTCWQVFVCNSAKYGELGQPFGYLKASTALNCVNLFVMPYNYPVVLPLLDDLITVHKFKPPAKWRQSFENYLKTVPPYYITALRKALRMMGAPNLLADNMEYGLSYSVVSHLKKLSQQAKIEADRVCALVGKKAALEGGIKLSCRSSALSLAHRKDFTQLLQCIMGDGPALPMETNTKEFAGFQLAALNKALKPQGLRNPYDIPRSHLLDQLSRMRRNLLHASICILKGQDQDQMHSVPIAQMGNYQDYLKHCPSPLREADPDQPKRLHTFGNPFKLDKKAMMVDEADEFVTGTQSKGKRPGESSSPAGVGAPKRRRCMSPLLRLGRAYMPPKTPPRSQDSDHTESADHIANHVEANCNSDMEPSPVPESEPIQQRNHLQLDEDEDQQDRVQENGQSSDSELSLGSEGEEEAPHRYPSPCQLKKILNQESQELNSELRALITKEIRKPGRRYEKIFYLLKQIQGSLETRLIFLQSIIKEAARFKKRVLIEQLENFLEEIHLRANSMNHLDGF, encoded by the exons ATGCCTGTGTTACTTTTCCTGATAGACACGTCCGCCTCCATGAACCAGCGCTCCCATCTAGGCACTAGCTATCTGGACATAGCGAAGGGCGCAGTTGAGACTTTCCTGAAG CTAAGGAGCAGAGATCCGGCCAGCAGGGGAGACAGATATATGTTAGTGAGTTTCGAGGAAGCACCGGCTGGAATCAAG GCTGGATGGAAGGACAGTCATGCCACTTTTATGACTGAGCTGAGGAACCTGCAAGCAGTTGGACTGACATCGATCGGCCAGTCTTTAAGGACCGCTTTTGATTTGCTCAATCTCAATAGATTAGTTTCGGGGATAGACAACTATGGACAG GGTAGGAACCCTTTTTTCTTGGAGCCTGCTATCATTGTGGCCATAACGGATGGCAGCAAGCTGACCAGCAGTTGTGGTGTACAAGACGAG TTACATTTGCCCCTGACAACACCGTTACCTGGCAGTGAGCTGACCAAAGAGCCCTTCCGATGGGACCAGCGACTCTTCTCTTTAATACTCCGCATTCCAGGCCACACCCCTCCTGGCCCTGAACCAATGGGTGGAGTTCCACTTGACCCGTCCCCTATTACACCCATGTGCGAGGTCACTGGGG GCCGATCATACAGCGTATTTTCCCAGAGAATGCTAAACCAGTGTCTGGAGTCTCTGGTGCAGAAAATCCAGAGTGGTGTGGTCATAAATTTTGAGAAGACTGGACCTGATCCTCCACCTACTGAAG ATGGCCCAATAGAAATGAAGTATGGACCTCAATCATGGCACAGCTGTCATAAGATGATCTTTGTCCGACCCAACCCTAAAACTGGTGTTCCTGTTGGTCACTGGCCTATCCCAGAGTCCTTTTGGCCTGACCAGAACTCTCCTACTTTG CCTCCACGTGCAGCTCACCCGCAGGTGAAGATTTCATGTGTTGATTCAGAGCCCATGGTGGTGGATAAAGTGCCCTTTGACAAGTACGAGCTAGAGCCTTCTCCGCTCACTCAGTACATACTGGAGAGGAAATCACCGCACACCTGCTGGCAG GTTTTTGTGTGTAACAGTGCTAAATATGGAGAACTCGGGCAGCCGTTTGGTTATCTGAAGGCCAGCACAGCTCTTAACTGTGTCAACCTGTTTGTCATGCCCTATAACTACCCTGTGGTGCTGCCTTTGCTTG ATGACTTGATTACTGTGCATAAGTTCAAGCCTCCAGCAAAGTGGCGACAATCTTTTGAAAACTATCTTAAAACAGTCCCTCCCTACTATATCACT GCCCTGCGGAAAGCACTAAGAATGATGGGAGCTCCAAACCTGTTGGCTGACAACATGGAGTATGGACTTAGCTATAGTGTTGTGTCTCATCTCAAAAAGCTCAGTCAGCAG GCAAAGATAGAGGCAGACAGAGTTTGTGCATTAGTAGGAAAAAAGGCGGCACTAGAAGGCGGGATTAAACTTAGCTGCAGAAGCTCCGCCCTCTCTCTGGCACACAGGAAAGATTTTACGCAGCTACTGCAATGTATCATGGGAGATGGACCAGCTCTGCCAATGGAGACAAACACCAAGGAGTTTGCTGGCTTTCAACTAGCTGCTCTGAATAAA GCATTAAAACCACAAGGACTGCGGAACCCTTATGATATCCCCAGATCTCATCTGCTGGACCAGCTGAGCCGCATGAGGCGGAACCTTCTGCACGCCAGCATCTGCATTCTGAAAGGACAAGATCAAG aTCAGATGCATAGTGTTCCTATAGCTCAGATGGGCAACTATCAGGACTACTTGAAGCATTGCCCATCCCCTTTAAGAGAAGCGGATCCCGATCAGCCTAAACGTTTGCACACCTTTGGTAACCCCTTCAAATTGGACAAGAAG GCGATGATGGTAGATGAGGCAGATGAATTTGTTACTGGCACTCAAAGCAAAGGCAAACGTCCTGGAGAATCCAGTAGTCCTGCTGGAGTAGGGGCCCCTAAACGCAGGCGCTGTATGTCTCCGCTGCTTCGGCTAGGACGGGCATACATGCCTCCTAAAACACCACCCAGAT CTCAAGATAGTGATCACACAGAATCGGCTGATCACATCGCCAACCATGTCGAGGCAAACTGCAACTCAGACATGGAGCCGAGTCCTGTGCCTGAGTCTGAACCGATCCAGCAGAGGAACCACCTTCAGCTGGATGAGGATGAGGACCAGCAGGACAGAGTGCAGGAGAACGGCCAGTCCAGCGATAGTGAGTTGTCTCTGGGCAGCGAGGGTGAAGAGGAGGCTCCACACCGCTACCCTTCCCCCTGCCAGCTGAAGAAGATCCTAAACCAAGAGAGCCAGGAACTGAACTCTGAACTCCGAGCGCTCATCACCAAGGAGATCAGGAAGCCTGGCAGAC